The proteins below are encoded in one region of bacterium:
- the mraY gene encoding phospho-N-acetylmuramoyl-pentapeptide-transferase yields the protein MLYKLLYSFTDLWFGFNIFKYVTVRATLATFTSLLLSLLFGRKIINKLKNFCHPNYLRETEKEKTPTMGGFLILGTLLISTFFWADLKNTYIILLIFLTFSLGFVGFIDDYTKLRYKSHKGVRPLFKIIVQMIVGFIIGLILVYKSDLNFNTSLYIPFFKKAILPLGEYFILFAVFIIVATSNAVNLTDGMDGLAIGLILTVSLAYAIISYVVSNVKFANYLNVPFVKGAEEATVFSGALVGSCLGFLWFNCYPAEIFMGDIGSLPLGGIVGLLAIIVKQELSLIFVGGIFLVEALSVIIQVI from the coding sequence ATGTTATATAAACTTTTATATTCTTTTACAGATTTATGGTTTGGTTTTAATATTTTTAAATATGTCACAGTAAGAGCAACTCTTGCAACATTCACATCTCTTTTACTTTCTCTTTTGTTTGGAAGAAAAATCATAAATAAGTTAAAAAATTTCTGTCATCCAAATTATTTAAGAGAAACAGAAAAAGAAAAAACTCCTACAATGGGAGGATTTTTAATTCTTGGGACTTTGTTAATATCTACATTTTTCTGGGCAGATCTTAAAAATACTTACATTATACTTCTCATTTTTTTAACTTTTTCTCTTGGATTTGTTGGTTTTATAGACGACTATACAAAATTAAGATATAAATCACACAAAGGAGTAAGACCACTTTTTAAAATTATAGTACAGATGATAGTTGGTTTTATTATTGGACTTATTCTTGTATATAAGAGCGATTTAAATTTTAACACCTCTTTGTATATCCCTTTTTTTAAAAAAGCAATTTTGCCTCTTGGAGAATATTTCATCCTTTTTGCTGTTTTCATAATAGTTGCCACATCAAATGCTGTCAATCTCACAGATGGAATGGATGGACTTGCAATAGGTCTCATTTTAACTGTATCTCTGGCTTATGCAATAATCTCCTATGTAGTAAGTAATGTAAAATTTGCAAATTATTTAAATGTACCCTTTGTTAAAGGTGCAGAAGAAGCAACAGTTTTTTCAGGTGCACTTGTAGGTTCATGTCTTGGATTTCTGTGGTTTAACTGTTATCCTGCTGAAATATTTATGGGAGATATTGGTTCTTTACCACTTGGTGGAATTGTTGGACTTCTTGCTATAATAGTTAAACAGGAACTTTCATTAATATTTGTCGGTGGTATATTTTTAGTTGAAGCATTGTCTGTTATAATTCAAGTCATT
- the murF gene encoding UDP-N-acetylmuramoyl-tripeptide--D-alanyl-D-alanine ligase: MEKVKLSEIIKWCKGKVNKKFKDFFIEGISTDSRQIKKGEIFIALKGEKYDGHDFVKDAFKKGAVASIVSSDYIGNDNLLIKVKDTLYALGDIGKNYRIKLNMHVINITGSDGKTTTKEIIKEILSEKFNTTGTIGNFNNQIGLPLSILQADKKTEIGVFEIGMNKKGEIDYLSKISAPNSCVITNIGVAHIGFFKNRKELADAKSEIFGNLIKEKNVFLNKDSDFFYYLKGKTDTKNLITIGVKKNADITGEIIEEEFDYFIFEYSGEKYKMNFWNTSFIYSGLFGIAFGKKFGISEKHIKNVLYGLKPLKGRGEFIKDDIFIIDESYNSNPNSLKNSLLSFERKKFKRKIAIIGDMAELGKFSNFYHWYIGNLIRNLKIDIIFTFGKESKKISEVSGKGKHFY; this comes from the coding sequence ATGGAAAAAGTTAAATTGAGTGAAATTATAAAGTGGTGTAAAGGAAAGGTTAACAAGAAGTTTAAAGATTTTTTTATAGAAGGAATTTCAACTGATTCAAGACAGATTAAAAAAGGAGAAATTTTTATTGCTTTAAAAGGCGAAAAATATGATGGTCATGATTTTGTAAAAGATGCATTTAAAAAAGGAGCAGTAGCTTCAATTGTATCCAGTGATTACATAGGGAACGATAATTTACTGATAAAAGTAAAAGATACTCTATACGCACTTGGAGATATAGGTAAAAATTATAGAATTAAATTAAATATGCATGTTATTAATATTACTGGGAGTGATGGTAAAACAACTACAAAAGAAATTATAAAAGAAATATTATCAGAAAAGTTTAATACAACAGGAACAATTGGAAATTTTAATAATCAAATTGGTCTTCCCCTTTCTATTTTACAGGCAGATAAAAAAACAGAAATTGGTGTTTTTGAAATTGGAATGAATAAAAAGGGAGAAATTGATTATTTAAGTAAAATATCTGCACCAAATTCCTGTGTTATAACAAATATTGGAGTGGCTCATATTGGTTTTTTTAAAAATAGAAAAGAACTGGCAGATGCAAAATCGGAAATTTTTGGTAATCTTATTAAGGAAAAAAATGTTTTTCTTAATAAAGATAGTGATTTTTTTTATTATTTAAAGGGAAAAACAGATACAAAAAATTTAATTACAATTGGTGTAAAGAAAAATGCAGATATAACAGGAGAAATTATTGAAGAGGAATTTGATTATTTCATATTTGAATACTCTGGAGAAAAATATAAAATGAATTTCTGGAATACTTCTTTCATTTATTCTGGGCTTTTTGGTATCGCTTTTGGGAAAAAATTTGGAATATCAGAAAAACATATAAAAAATGTTTTATACGGACTTAAACCACTCAAAGGAAGGGGAGAATTTATAAAGGATGATATTTTTATAATTGATGAGAGTTATAATTCAAATCCAAATTCTTTAAAAAATTCTTTGTTGTCATTTGAAAGAAAAAAATTTAAAAGAAAAATAGCAATTATAGGAGATATGGCAGAACTCGGAAAATTTTCAAACTTTTATCACTGGTATATAGGAAATTTGATTAGAAATTTAAAAATTGATATTATTTTTACCTTTGGAAAAGAAAGTAAAAAAATTTCAGAAGTTTCTGGAAAAGGAAAACATTTTTAT
- a CDS encoding UDP-N-acetylmuramoyl-L-alanyl-D-glutamate--2,6-diaminopimelate ligase: MKLKELIKDIKKKKVFNLNNFEVEGIAYDSRKIKENYVFIAIKGTKQDGHNFINEAIERGAKCVIVSKRPSIIPADITEIVVEDTKKTLSEIANIYYDFPSKKLNIVGITGTNGKTTTSFIIKEILNENGIKAGLIGTIFYEIGERKIVSTNTTPESLDLIEMFSEMLKNGCKWAVMEVSSHGSEQRRIEGIDFNAGIFTNIASHEHLDYHKTFKNYLNAKLLLFTRYLKDSEKKEKYGIINLDSPYAKVFIKGCEKNGIKWITFGKNRNSNVKLLSYRVEKGGNYLEIAIENEKLFFNSKISGLGNVYNLLAGIAFSYIYKIPFETVQKAFLKIENVPGRFEFIDEGQDFSVIVDYAHTHHALNNLLLSVKSLRPKRIILIFGCGGDRDKSKRPLMGKIAVKMADFVIITSDNPRTEDPIKIIKDIERGIPFYLRKKYVAIPDRKKAIYEGISMAKSNDCVVIAGKGHEAFQILKDVTIPFDDREEARKAIKEIINRKKEEKLL; the protein is encoded by the coding sequence ATGAAACTAAAGGAACTAATTAAAGATATCAAGAAAAAAAAGGTTTTTAATCTTAATAATTTTGAAGTTGAGGGAATTGCTTATGATTCAAGAAAAATTAAAGAAAATTATGTTTTTATTGCAATAAAAGGAACAAAACAGGATGGCCACAACTTTATAAATGAAGCCATTGAAAGAGGAGCAAAATGTGTAATCGTAAGCAAAAGACCTTCAATTATACCTGCAGATATTACAGAAATTGTTGTTGAAGATACTAAAAAAACATTGAGTGAGATTGCAAATATTTATTATGATTTCCCTTCAAAAAAATTAAATATTGTAGGAATAACAGGAACAAATGGAAAAACAACAACAAGTTTTATAATAAAAGAAATATTAAATGAAAATGGAATTAAGGCAGGTCTTATAGGAACAATTTTTTATGAAATAGGAGAGAGAAAAATTGTATCAACAAATACAACTCCTGAATCACTTGATTTAATTGAAATGTTTTCTGAAATGTTAAAAAATGGTTGTAAGTGGGCTGTTATGGAAGTTTCTTCTCATGGAAGTGAACAGAGAAGGATAGAAGGTATTGACTTTAATGCTGGAATCTTTACAAACATTGCTTCCCATGAACATCTTGATTATCATAAAACATTTAAAAATTATTTAAATGCAAAACTTCTTTTATTTACGAGATATTTAAAAGACAGTGAAAAAAAGGAAAAATACGGAATAATTAATTTAGATTCTCCCTATGCGAAAGTTTTCATCAAGGGATGTGAAAAAAATGGTATTAAATGGATAACATTTGGTAAAAACAGGAACTCAAATGTAAAACTTTTGAGTTATAGAGTAGAAAAAGGAGGAAACTATTTAGAAATTGCAATTGAAAATGAAAAATTATTTTTCAATAGTAAAATTAGTGGACTGGGGAATGTATATAATTTACTTGCAGGAATTGCATTTTCTTATATTTATAAAATTCCTTTTGAAACAGTTCAAAAAGCATTTTTAAAGATTGAAAATGTACCTGGAAGATTTGAGTTTATTGATGAAGGACAGGATTTTTCAGTTATTGTTGACTATGCACATACTCATCATGCACTGAACAATTTATTACTTTCTGTCAAAAGTTTAAGACCAAAAAGAATAATACTCATTTTTGGATGTGGAGGAGATAGAGATAAAAGTAAAAGACCTTTAATGGGAAAAATTGCAGTAAAAATGGCTGATTTTGTTATTATCACATCTGATAATCCAAGAACAGAAGACCCAATTAAAATAATAAAAGATATTGAAAGAGGTATTCCATTTTATCTCAGGAAGAAATATGTTGCAATCCCTGATAGAAAAAAGGCAATATACGAAGGCATTTCAATGGCAAAAAGTAATGACTGTGTTGTTATAGCGGGTAAAGGACATGAAGCATTTCAAATATTAAAAGATGTCACAATCCCTTTTGACGATAGAGAAGAAGCAAGAAAAGCAATAAAAGAAATAATTAATAGAAAAAAGGAAGAAAAATTACTTTAA
- a CDS encoding penicillin-binding protein 2, with protein MKQKQDDIFERRIRYTKLIFFTGFLLIFCQLFNLQVIMYSKYKIIERKTRYAKIKVLAERGKIYDRWGNLLAFNLPNYSLYFDTWMIQKLKEKNPEYLNELKNKLSEILKIDKKQIEEKMNEPYALIKKDIEIEEYEKIKKTNLKGIYFERKYKRVYPYGRHACHILGYTDIDGKGLEGVEYFYDSFLKGKDGIYLVLKDGLGNLIPSIKKTLIKEEKGKDIVLTIDSDIQFIVEEEIKNGYEKFSPKNISVIVMDADTGEILALANYPDYDPNNFSKFDLSIIRNKCVTDLFEPGSVFKIVTAAAAIEENIFTPDSTIMCEYGKWFVRDHYLHDVHPYGILTFEETVVKSSNIGIVKIAMSLGEEKLYKYCKKFKFGERTGIDLPGEIGGIFRPLENWSSYSITAIPIGQEVGITSIQGIRAISVFANGGYLVKPHIIKEIKDEKSYVINNYEDEKEQILSTNTTNIVKEMLRKVVSSEGTASSAKIDGYIICGKTGTAQKAVNGGYLKGKYVSSFVGFLLSKKKNIAISVNVDEPMGTYYGGLVAAPIFRDILVRIINYYQIPPEKDLKMVYKNETKGTN; from the coding sequence TTGAAGCAGAAACAAGATGATATTTTTGAAAGAAGAATTAGATATACAAAACTTATTTTTTTTACGGGTTTTCTGTTAATTTTCTGTCAACTTTTTAATCTTCAGGTAATAATGTACTCAAAATATAAAATAATTGAAAGGAAAACTAGATATGCAAAAATAAAAGTTCTTGCAGAAAGAGGTAAAATTTATGATAGATGGGGAAATCTTCTTGCTTTTAATTTACCAAATTATTCTTTATATTTTGATACATGGATGATTCAAAAATTAAAAGAAAAAAATCCAGAATATTTAAACGAATTGAAAAATAAACTGTCCGAAATTCTTAAAATAGATAAAAAACAGATAGAAGAAAAGATGAATGAACCATATGCTTTAATCAAAAAAGATATTGAAATTGAAGAATATGAAAAAATAAAAAAAACAAATCTTAAAGGTATATACTTTGAAAGAAAATATAAGAGAGTTTATCCTTATGGAAGACACGCCTGTCATATACTTGGCTATACAGATATTGATGGAAAAGGACTTGAAGGAGTTGAATATTTTTATGATTCATTTTTAAAAGGAAAAGATGGGATATATCTTGTATTAAAGGATGGACTGGGAAATTTAATTCCTTCTATTAAAAAAACTCTTATAAAAGAAGAAAAGGGAAAAGACATTGTCTTAACAATTGATTCAGATATTCAATTTATTGTTGAAGAGGAAATTAAAAATGGATATGAAAAATTCAGTCCAAAAAATATTTCTGTTATTGTAATGGATGCTGACACAGGAGAAATTCTTGCTCTTGCAAATTATCCTGATTATGACCCAAACAATTTTTCAAAATTTGATTTATCAATTATAAGAAATAAATGTGTTACCGACCTTTTTGAACCAGGTTCGGTATTCAAAATTGTTACTGCTGCCGCTGCTATAGAGGAAAATATTTTTACTCCAGATTCAACAATAATGTGCGAATATGGGAAATGGTTTGTAAGAGATCATTATCTTCATGATGTTCACCCTTATGGAATTTTAACATTTGAAGAAACAGTTGTTAAATCAAGTAATATTGGGATTGTTAAAATTGCAATGTCTCTTGGAGAAGAAAAACTCTATAAATATTGCAAAAAATTTAAATTTGGGGAAAGGACAGGAATTGACTTACCGGGAGAAATAGGAGGTATATTCAGACCACTTGAAAACTGGTCTTCATATTCAATTACAGCCATACCTATAGGACAGGAGGTTGGAATAACTTCAATTCAGGGAATAAGAGCAATTTCTGTATTTGCAAATGGTGGATATCTTGTTAAACCTCATATAATAAAAGAAATCAAAGACGAAAAAAGTTATGTAATTAATAATTATGAGGATGAAAAAGAACAGATTTTATCAACAAATACAACAAATATTGTAAAAGAAATGTTAAGAAAAGTTGTTAGTTCAGAAGGAACTGCCTCCTCTGCCAAAATTGATGGATATATCATATGTGGGAAGACAGGAACTGCTCAAAAAGCAGTGAATGGAGGTTATTTAAAAGGAAAATATGTTTCTTCTTTTGTAGGATTTTTATTGAGTAAGAAAAAAAATATAGCAATATCAGTTAATGTAGATGAACCAATGGGAACTTATTATGGAGGGCTTGTTGCTGCTCCAATATTCAGGGATATACTTGTAAGAATAATAAATTATTATCAAATACCTCCTGAAAAAGATTTAAAAATGGTATATAAAAATGAAACTAAAGGAACTAATTAA
- the rsmH gene encoding 16S rRNA (cytosine(1402)-N(4))-methyltransferase RsmH, which produces MEKLQKKYGNEEHYPVLKEEVLKWMNLKDGGIYVDCTCGAGGHSKYLLSSGKKIFLICIDKDEKMLEIAKENLKNFKNFQLIKGGFENIKEILENEKIYKVDGFLFDLGFSLLQIKDGKRGFSFQIDGPLDMRYDTSSNLTAYNILNKWERKDLIYIFKNYGEIKNCEKIVDKIIERRREKKFETTREFSDFICQNFKERKKIHPATRFFLALRIATNNELNCLKRGLENSLFFLKNWGRILVISFNSLEDRIVKNFFREKSEINILTKKPVIASEDELKKNPLSRSAKLRVGEKNEKK; this is translated from the coding sequence ATGGAGAAATTGCAGAAAAAATATGGGAATGAAGAACATTATCCTGTTTTAAAAGAGGAAGTTTTAAAATGGATGAATTTAAAAGACGGAGGAATTTATGTAGATTGTACATGTGGAGCGGGTGGACACAGTAAATATTTACTTTCTTCAGGTAAAAAGATTTTTTTAATTTGTATTGACAAGGACGAAAAAATGCTTGAAATAGCAAAAGAAAATTTAAAAAATTTTAAGAATTTTCAACTTATAAAAGGTGGTTTTGAAAATATAAAAGAAATTTTAGAAAATGAAAAAATTTATAAAGTTGATGGATTTCTCTTTGACCTTGGTTTTTCTCTGTTGCAAATTAAAGATGGAAAAAGAGGTTTCAGTTTTCAAATAGATGGACCCCTTGATATGAGATATGATACATCTTCCAATTTAACTGCTTATAATATTTTAAATAAATGGGAAAGAAAAGATTTAATTTATATATTCAAAAATTATGGGGAAATAAAAAACTGTGAAAAAATAGTTGATAAAATTATTGAAAGAAGAAGGGAAAAAAAATTTGAAACAACAAGAGAATTTTCTGATTTTATATGTCAGAATTTTAAAGAAAGGAAAAAAATACATCCAGCCACAAGATTTTTTCTTGCTTTAAGGATTGCAACAAATAATGAATTAAACTGTTTGAAAAGAGGACTTGAGAATTCATTATTTTTTTTAAAAAATTGGGGAAGAATTCTTGTAATAAGTTTTAATTCTCTTGAAGATAGAATTGTAAAAAATTTTTTCAGAGAAAAAAGTGAAATAAACATCTTAACAAAAAAACCAGTTATAGCATCTGAAGATGAGTTAAAAAAAAATCCTTTAAGTAGAAGTGCAAAACTGAGAGTTGGAGAAAAAAATGAAAAAAAATAA
- the mraZ gene encoding division/cell wall cluster transcriptional repressor MraZ → MVYFGEYRSAIESQGRVTIPSKLRHLIKEEGSNIVYITKGIEKCLFVFPEKIFEQQVEKINELSFTKGNPRIFTRLFYSGSFREKMDKQGRILIPSQLIEYAGIKENIVIVGAGKRIEIWDELNWKEFWEKYGPSYGEIAEKIWE, encoded by the coding sequence ATGGTATATTTTGGTGAATATAGGAGTGCCATAGAAAGCCAGGGAAGAGTGACCATTCCTTCTAAATTAAGACATTTAATAAAGGAAGAGGGAAGTAATATTGTTTACATAACTAAAGGAATAGAAAAATGTCTATTTGTTTTTCCTGAAAAAATTTTTGAACAACAGGTGGAAAAAATAAATGAACTCTCTTTTACAAAAGGAAATCCAAGAATTTTTACACGACTTTTTTATTCTGGCTCTTTCAGGGAAAAAATGGATAAACAGGGTAGAATTTTGATACCTTCACAGTTAATTGAATATGCAGGAATCAAAGAAAACATCGTTATAGTTGGTGCAGGTAAAAGGATAGAAATCTGGGATGAGTTAAACTGGAAAGAATTCTGGGAAAAATACGGTCCTTCTTATGGAGAAATTGCAGAAAAAATATGGGAATGA
- a CDS encoding L-rhamnose isomerase, which yields MNYEKWIENGIKQLEEEFGEKKVKKAIEYVKNFEVEIPSWIFGNFGGGRFGNYTPPGFARNIYEKIDDASLVHKLTGCTPRIATHILWDFSNDGIEPDEKIVKDVYEYTKEKGISLGAINPTYFLTGSYRGSFTSPDKKTRERYIEQTIFGADISKKYGNKLLTLWFPDGSLYPGQINLKENYELMKKTLIESYEKIPEDVKVLVEYKLFEPGTYSTTIPDWGTSYILTRALGKNAGVLIDLGHHPHGTNIEQIVAILISENISCGFHFNTRYAADDDHAVEPNLQMARIFYELVKGKVICNKEKIKNWAYMIDQASGRENRFHSILHSIDSLQISLARGVLVDEEKLKEFQDKDEIILANRTFNSATSLCDVRPIVFKARLEKNIPIDPLKSYIESGYQKKIEEERK from the coding sequence ATGAATTACGAAAAATGGATTGAAAATGGAATAAAACAACTTGAAGAAGAATTTGGAGAAAAAAAGGTAAAAAAAGCAATTGAATATGTAAAGAATTTTGAAGTTGAAATACCAAGTTGGATATTTGGAAATTTTGGTGGTGGAAGATTTGGAAATTATACCCCTCCAGGATTTGCAAGAAACATATATGAAAAAATTGATGATGCTTCATTGGTTCACAAACTAACTGGATGCACCCCCAGAATAGCAACACATATTCTCTGGGATTTCTCAAATGATGGAATTGAACCTGATGAAAAAATTGTTAAAGATGTTTATGAATATACAAAAGAAAAAGGAATTTCTCTTGGAGCCATAAATCCCACATATTTTCTTACTGGCTCTTATAGAGGAAGTTTTACCTCACCTGATAAAAAAACAAGAGAAAGATATATTGAACAAACTATTTTTGGGGCTGATATTTCCAAAAAATATGGAAATAAACTTTTAACATTATGGTTCCCAGATGGTTCTCTTTATCCGGGACAGATTAATTTGAAAGAAAATTATGAATTAATGAAAAAAACTCTAATTGAAAGTTATGAAAAAATTCCAGAGGATGTAAAAGTTCTTGTTGAATATAAATTATTTGAACCAGGAACTTACAGTACAACAATTCCTGACTGGGGAACATCCTATATCCTTACCCGAGCACTTGGGAAAAATGCAGGAGTTTTGATTGACCTTGGACATCATCCACATGGAACAAATATAGAACAAATAGTTGCTATTTTAATTTCAGAAAATATCTCATGCGGTTTTCATTTTAATACAAGATATGCGGCAGACGATGACCATGCAGTTGAACCCAATCTACAGATGGCAAGAATATTTTATGAACTTGTTAAGGGTAAAGTTATATGTAATAAAGAAAAGATAAAAAACTGGGCTTATATGATTGACCAGGCAAGTGGAAGAGAAAATAGATTTCATTCAATTTTACATTCAATAGATTCACTGCAAATTTCACTCGCAAGAGGTGTTCTTGTTGATGAAGAAAAATTAAAAGAATTTCAAGATAAGGATGAAATAATTCTTGCTAATAGAACTTTTAATTCTGCAACTTCTTTGTGCGATGTAAGACCTATTGTTTTTAAAGCAAGGTTGGAAAAAAATATTCCAATTGACCCCTTAAAAAGTTATATTGAAAGTGGATATCAGAAAAAAATAGAAGAAGAAAGAAAATAA
- a CDS encoding ribonuclease HI family protein yields MEKILIYIDGASKGNPGKSAYGIVIFKNEKIYKKIGDYIGITTNNIAEYLSLIFALIECLPFRTDEIEVRSDSQLLVKQITGEYKVRDEKLLIFHKIATFLFSKYNNIKIIHINREENKIADELANSFIENNGLF; encoded by the coding sequence ATGGAAAAAATTCTTATCTATATTGATGGAGCATCAAAGGGAAATCCTGGTAAAAGTGCTTACGGAATAGTGATTTTTAAAAATGAAAAAATATATAAAAAAATTGGAGATTATATTGGAATCACAACAAATAACATAGCAGAATATCTATCTCTAATTTTTGCTCTAATAGAATGTCTACCATTTAGAACAGATGAAATTGAAGTAAGAAGTGATAGCCAACTTCTTGTCAAACAAATTACAGGAGAATATAAAGTAAGGGATGAAAAATTATTAATTTTTCATAAGATAGCAACTTTCTTATTTTCAAAGTATAATAATATAAAGATTATCCATATTAACAGAGAAGAAAATAAAATTGCTGATGAACTTGCAAATTCGTTCATTGAAAATAATGGTTTATTTTGA
- a CDS encoding C4-type zinc ribbon domain-containing protein, translated as MINEEIEKLLILQEIDNEIFEKEKEINAFPEKEKKLNKEIEDIEKQIKTLKDDLKKLQLDRKEKELEVRSYEEELKNLNKKLDEVKSNKEYEALLIEITNIKKKISDIEEDILILMEKEDDILKKEKSLEEEIKKTKEKISKLIEEERKKIENLKIQVEEKKKERENLVKEIEYKIYSLYEKIRKSKKDKIAVVKIENGICGGCYMTLPTFIVEKVKKKEEIIQCENCSRILF; from the coding sequence ATGATAAATGAAGAAATAGAAAAACTTTTGATTCTTCAGGAAATTGACAATGAAATATTTGAAAAAGAAAAAGAGATAAATGCATTTCCTGAAAAAGAGAAAAAATTAAACAAAGAAATTGAAGATATTGAAAAACAGATAAAAACTTTAAAAGATGATTTAAAAAAGTTGCAACTTGACAGAAAAGAAAAAGAACTTGAAGTCAGAAGTTATGAAGAAGAGTTAAAAAATCTAAATAAAAAACTTGATGAAGTGAAATCAAATAAAGAATATGAAGCCCTTCTGATTGAAATAACAAATATTAAGAAAAAAATTTCTGATATTGAAGAAGATATTCTCATTTTAATGGAAAAAGAAGATGATATATTGAAAAAAGAAAAAAGTTTAGAGGAAGAAATTAAAAAAACAAAGGAAAAAATTTCAAAGTTAATAGAAGAAGAAAGAAAAAAAATAGAAAATCTTAAAATACAGGTTGAGGAGAAAAAGAAAGAAAGAGAAAATCTTGTTAAAGAAATTGAATATAAAATTTACAGTTTATATGAAAAAATAAGGAAATCTAAAAAGGACAAAATAGCAGTGGTAAAAATTGAAAATGGGATATGCGGTGGATGTTATATGACCCTTCCTACCTTTATAGTGGAAAAAGTAAAAAAGAAAGAAGAAATTATTCAGTGTGAAAATTGCAGTAGAATTTTATTTTGA
- the rfaE1 gene encoding D-glycero-beta-D-manno-heptose-7-phosphate kinase, translating into MKFSLEKIINLEKIEKNFKKFTLKKILIIGDIILDHYIFGEVERISPEAPVPVVELKNEKFLLGGAGNLALNIKSMGGEIFLISTTGKDKNGKILKDILKKEKINSFILQRDVPTIVKTRVIAKNQQIVRIDREKIEKLNKKEEEKIKDVILKEIESTEIIVISDYGKGIITEDIINFLKKFKKRIIVDPKPEHFNFYKNVFCLTPNKNEACLGIGKINVKELKDIIQTGIEIIKLLKCKNLIITLGKDGMLIFKNKEEIYKIPSIAKDVYDVTGAGDTVCGIFSLYLSVSNDILESAIISNFAAGIVVGKIGTATTNKKEFIEFFKKSFKDIFIEKIK; encoded by the coding sequence ATGAAATTCAGTTTAGAAAAGATTATAAATCTTGAAAAAATTGAAAAAAATTTTAAAAAGTTCACTTTAAAAAAAATTTTAATAATTGGAGACATTATTCTTGACCACTATATTTTTGGAGAAGTAGAAAGGATCTCTCCAGAAGCACCTGTTCCGGTAGTAGAATTAAAAAATGAAAAATTCTTACTCGGTGGCGCAGGGAATCTTGCTTTAAATATAAAGAGTATGGGGGGGGAAATTTTCTTAATTTCAACAACTGGAAAGGATAAAAATGGAAAAATTTTGAAAGATATACTGAAAAAAGAAAAAATCAATTCATTTATTCTTCAAAGGGATGTCCCCACTATTGTTAAAACAAGAGTAATTGCAAAAAATCAACAAATTGTGAGAATTGATAGAGAAAAAATTGAAAAATTAAATAAAAAAGAAGAGGAAAAAATAAAAGATGTTATTTTGAAAGAAATTGAAAGTACAGAAATTATTGTTATTTCAGATTATGGTAAAGGAATTATCACTGAGGATATTATCAATTTTTTAAAAAAATTTAAAAAAAGAATAATTGTTGATCCAAAGCCAGAACACTTTAATTTCTATAAAAATGTTTTTTGTCTTACTCCCAATAAAAATGAAGCATGCCTTGGAATAGGAAAAATTAATGTTAAAGAATTAAAAGATATCATTCAAACAGGAATTGAAATAATAAAATTACTAAAATGTAAAAATTTAATAATAACTCTTGGAAAGGATGGTATGCTCATATTTAAAAATAAAGAGGAAATATATAAAATTCCTTCTATTGCAAAAGATGTTTACGATGTGACAGGAGCAGGAGATACTGTTTGCGGAATATTTTCACTTTATCTATCTGTAAGCAATGATATTTTAGAAAGTGCTATAATTTCAAACTTTGCTGCTGGAATTGTTGTTGGAAAAATCGGAACAGCAACAACAAACAAAAAAGAGTTTATTGAGTTTTTTAAAAAATCCTTTAAAGATATTTTTATTGAAAAAATAAAATAA